The Mycolicibacterium aichiense region CCCGGCATGATCGCCGTCGGGTGAGCCGCGGCCTGCGTCGCCAACGCTCCCACCACTTCGAGGGCACCGTCGGCGACGCGTCGCATCGCATCGCGCAGCCACATCCGAAACAGCGTGGCCACCTGATCATTTCGCGATCGTCCCGCCCGCAGCCGGCCCCCGAGATCCGGACCGACCCGGTCGATAAGGCCGCGCTCCAGCGCCCCGTGCACATCCTCGTCGGTGACCAGCGGGGTGAAGCTTCCGTCGGCGACGTCCTGCCCCAGGCTGTCCAGGCCGGCGAGCAACCCGTCGCGCTGCTCGTCGGTCAGCAGGCCCGCGGTGTGCAGAACCTTGGCGTGCGCCTTGGAGGCGGCCACGTCATAGGGTGCCAACACCCAGTCGAAATGGGTGGACTTGCTCAGCGCCGCCAGGGCGGGCGCCGGGCCGTCGGCGAAGCGGCCGCCCCACAGCGAGCCCTCGTTGGTGCTCACGTCTGATTGCCTGCCAAGTCCCGGCGGGCTGCGATCTTCGACGACAACCCGTGGACGTGGACGAATCCCTTGGCCGACGACTGGTCGAAGGTGTCGCCCTCGTCGTAGGTGGCGAGGTTGAAGTCGTACAGCGATGTGGGGCTGCGCCGGCCGTTGACCGCGATGTGCCCGCCGTGCAACACCATCCGGATCTCGCCGGTCACGTGCTGCTGGGTGTCGGCGACGAAGGCCTCCAGGGAGCGCTTGAGCGGTGAGAACCACAGACCGTCGTACACCAATTCGCTCCACTTGCGATCGGTGGTGCGCTTGAACCGGCCCAGTTCACGCTCCAGCGTGACGTGCTCGAGTTCGGTGTGGGCGGTGATCAGCACCATCGCACCCGGGGCCTCATAGATCTCGCGGCTCTTGATGCCGACCAGCCGGTCCTCGACGACGTCGAGGCGACCGACCCCCTGGGCACCGGCCCGTCGGTTGAGCTCCTCGATGGCCTGCAGGACACTCACCGGCTTTCCGTCGATGGACACCGGCACGCCCCGCTCGAAGCCGACGATCACCTCGTCGGGGGTGCTCCAGTTCAGCGTCGGGTCTTCGGTGTAGTCGTAGACGTCCTTGGTCGGCGCGTTCCAGAGGTGTTCCAGGAAACCGGTTTCCACCGCCCGCCCCCACACGTTCTGGTCGATGGAGAACGGTGAGCGTTTGGTGACGTTGATCGGAATGGCGTTTTCCTCGGCGAACGCGATCGCCTTCTCCCGGGTCCAGGCATAGTCGCGGACCGGGGCCAGCACCTCGAGATCGGGTGCCAGCGAGGCGAATCCGACCTCGAAGCGGACCTGGTCGTTGCCCTTGCCGGTGCAGCCGTGCGCGACGATGCCCCCGCGGTGTTCACGGGCCGCCGTCACCAGATGCTTGACGATCAGCGGCCGACTGAGGGCCGACACCAGCGGGTAGCGATCCATGTACAGGGCGTTGGACTTGATCGCCGGCAGGCAGTACTGCTCGGCGAACTCGTCGCGGGCGTCGACCACGACCGCTTCGACGGCACCGCAATCGAGGGCACGCTGGCGGACGACCTCCATG contains the following coding sequences:
- a CDS encoding argininosuccinate synthase, with translation MSERVILAYSGGLDTSVAISWIGKETGKEVVAVAIDLGQGGEDMEVVRQRALDCGAVEAVVVDARDEFAEQYCLPAIKSNALYMDRYPLVSALSRPLIVKHLVTAAREHRGGIVAHGCTGKGNDQVRFEVGFASLAPDLEVLAPVRDYAWTREKAIAFAEENAIPINVTKRSPFSIDQNVWGRAVETGFLEHLWNAPTKDVYDYTEDPTLNWSTPDEVIVGFERGVPVSIDGKPVSVLQAIEELNRRAGAQGVGRLDVVEDRLVGIKSREIYEAPGAMVLITAHTELEHVTLERELGRFKRTTDRKWSELVYDGLWFSPLKRSLEAFVADTQQHVTGEIRMVLHGGHIAVNGRRSPTSLYDFNLATYDEGDTFDQSSAKGFVHVHGLSSKIAARRDLAGNQT